The Longimicrobiaceae bacterium DNA segment GCCCGCGCGCTTCACCGCGACGCGAGCCGCATCGTCGAAGCTCTGCGCGGACGTCCCGACCAGCTCCAGCGACTTGTACACCGACATCGTTCCTCCCGGGTCTCGTGACCGTCCCGAACCCCGCGTCCGGGCCGACCGGAGGGTCCGGCAAGGGACGTTCCAACCGCGTGGGCGGACAGCTCAGCCGGAGCCGAGGACGCGTGAAGCGGCGGCGTGCAGCGCCGGGTTCGCGGCGACCACGCTGCTCCACGCCGAGAGCGGCTCACCGGTGAAGGTGGTCATCCGCCCGCCCGCCTCCTCGAAGATGGGGATCATGGGCGCGTAGTCCCAGTACGAGCCGCAGATGGGGTCCACCAGCAGGTCCACGCGCCCGACCGCCACCAGCAGGTAGCCGTAGGCGTCGCCCCAGGTGCGGGAGAAGCGGGTCGCCTTCACGAGCCGGTCGAACCCCGCGCGGTGCTCGTCCGTGGAGCGGTCGCGCCAGTACTCGAAGCCCGAGGTCACCATCCGCGCGGCGGCCAGGTCGTCGCACTCCGAGACCCTGGCGGGGCGCCCGTTGTGCCACGCCCCCGCCCCCCGCGCGGCGACCAGCGTCTCCCCCAGCACGGGGAAGTGGCAGCAGCCCAGAGTCGGGCGCCCTTCCTCCTCCAGCGCGACGAGCACCGCGTAGAGCGGGACCCCGCAGGCGAAGGAGCGCGTCCCGTCGATGGGGTCCACGATCCAGCGGCGGCCGCTCTTCGAGGGCACGTCCTCCCCCTCCTCGCCCACGATCCCGTCGTCCGGGAACGCCTCCCGGAGCGAGCTGCGCACGAACTCCTCGGCGGCGCGGTCCGCGACGGTGACCTCGCTGCCGTCGCCCTTCGTCTCCACCGCCACGCTGCCGAAGTGGTCGAGCGTGATCGCCCCCGCGCTGCCCGCGAGGCGGACGGCGAACTCCATCAGGTCGTCTCTGTCTCTCATCCGGTTCTACCTGGACACGTGCGGGTCCCCCCGGACCCAGTA contains these protein-coding regions:
- a CDS encoding inositol monophosphatase family protein, which encodes MRDRDDLMEFAVRLAGSAGAITLDHFGSVAVETKGDGSEVTVADRAAEEFVRSSLREAFPDDGIVGEEGEDVPSKSGRRWIVDPIDGTRSFACGVPLYAVLVALEEEGRPTLGCCHFPVLGETLVAARGAGAWHNGRPARVSECDDLAAARMVTSGFEYWRDRSTDEHRAGFDRLVKATRFSRTWGDAYGYLLVAVGRVDLLVDPICGSYWDYAPMIPIFEEAGGRMTTFTGEPLSAWSSVVAANPALHAAASRVLGSG